A single genomic interval of Eurosta solidaginis isolate ZX-2024a chromosome 3, ASM4086904v1, whole genome shotgun sequence harbors:
- the p120ctn gene encoding catenin delta-2: protein MDAPTFNESELNCQYTALQEYEQYQPRYPNSSIYVTKSPELALSRAAVQCSYGPDHSSANLIGPQGQLVNSQEQNDAVIQERSSVSTVRYMQASQYDEMPDYGLNPCPVESHYIENPTIAYGYVSEVNFDFPIEPGNTNSYSPRPLLFDTNLNGSESAIASDGTRTYDGHADYQNKMAQLSLTPIDAVSHMRDSKHLLLEGSGNDLCSAMRWRDPNLSEVISFLNNPNNEIKANAAAYLQHLCYMDDPNKQRTRTLGGIPPLVRLLSYDVPEIHKNACGALRNLSYGRQNDENKRAIKNAGGITALVNLLCRAQESEVKELVTGVLWNMSSCEDIKRSIIDEGLNSIVNNIIIPHSGWDAVCAGETCYSTVFRNASGVLRNVSSAGEFARTSLRNSEHLVECLIYVVKMAIEKNNIGNKTVENCVCILRNLSYRCQEVEDPNYDKQPIPIQTRPQSNSYKGENLGCFGASKKKKEAAQTEHQMENNFNPSTSKSSVPNSSSHKRYELLWQPEVVQYYLALLQSCSNPETLEAAAGAIQNLSACYWQPSIDIRATVRKEKGLPILVELLRMEVDRVVCAVATALRNLAIDQRNKELIGKYAMRDLVQKLPTGNPQHDQNTSDDTITAVLATVNEVIKKNPEFSRSLLDAGGVDRLLSITKQRQKYTSCVLKFASQVLFTMWQHHELRDVYKKNGWKEQDFVSKSFTAHNVSPNSPNNVNNTLNRPMASQGRTRYEDRTIQRAPNNATRTNNDFTGCNESPLLCQLADEASSNGVGNDTYQRRNQNPQAAMYIPIMEGGRNHSN from the exons atggacGCACCAACATTCAATGAAAGTGAATTGAATTGCCAGTACACAGCTCTCCAAGAGTATGAGCAATACCAACCACGATATCCAAACTCGTCGATATACGTCACTAAGTCTCCTGAATTAGCACTTTCAAGAGCTGCGGTGCAATGTTCTTATGGTCCGGATCATAGCTCCGCTAATTTAATTGGCCCTCAAGGACAGCTTGTTAATTCACAAGAGCAAAATGATGCTGTAATACAAGAGCGCTCATCAGTTTCGACTGTAAGGTACATGCAAGCATCACAATATGACGAAATGCCCGACTATGGTCTGAATCCTTGCCCCGTTGAATCTCACTACATTGAAAATCCCACCATTGCTTATGGATATGTGTCTGAAGTTAATTTCGATTTTCCAATTGAACCCGGCAATACAAACTCATACTCACCAAGGCCATTGTTATTTGACACCAATCTTAATGGCTCAGAATCAGCAATAGCCTCGGACGGAACAAGAACATATGATGGTCACGCTGATTACCAGAATAAAATGGCACAACTTAGTTTAACACCAATTGATGCGGTTTCACATATGAGAGATTCAAAGCATTTATTACTGGAAGGCTCAGGAAATGACTTATGTTCTGCAATGAGATGGCGAGATCCAAATCTTTCAGAAGTTATTAGTTTTTTGAATAATccaaataatgaaataaaagcaAATGCAGCAGCTTACTTGCAGCATCTATGCTATATGGATGATCCAAACAAGCAACGAACCCGAACGTTGGGTGGAATCCCACCTCTTGTACGGTTGCTGTCGTACGATGTTCCGGAGATCCATAA GAATGCATGTGGAGCGCTTCGAAATCTATCATATGGAAGGCAAAACGATGAAAATAAACGCGCTATAAAAAATGCTGGAGGTATAACTGCGCTTGTAAACTTATTATGCAGGGCACAAGAATCGGAAGTAAAGGAATTAGTAACTGGAGTATTATGGAATATGTCTTCTTGCGAAGACATTAAACGTTCGATTATTGATGAAGGACTGAATTCTATTGTTAATAATATCATTATTCCTCATTCCGGTTGGGATGCAGTGTGTGCTGGAGAAACGTGCTACTCTACAGTTTTTAGAAATGCCTCCGGTGTTTTACGCAATGTCAGTTCTGCTGGAGAGTTTGCCAGAACTAGTCTACGAAACTCGGAACATCTGGTGGAGTGTCTTATTTATGTTGTAAAAATGGCtatagaaaagaacaacattggAAATAAAACTGTAGAAAATTGTGTGTGTAttttacgcaatttgtcatatcgGTGTCAAGAAGTGGAAGATCCTAATTACGACAAACAGCCAATACCAATCCAAACTCGACCTCAATCGAATTCCTATAAAG GAGAAAATCTGGGATGCTTTGGCGCAAGTAAAAAGAAAAAGGAAGCTGCACAAACTGAACATCAAATGGAAAATAATTTTAATCCTAGTACTTCAAAGAGCTCAGTACCGAATAGCTCATCACACAAACGATATGAGCTTTTATGGCAACCAGAGGTTGTTCAGTACTATTTAGCTTTATTACAAAGTTGCTCTAATCCGGAAACTTTAGAAGCGGCAGCTGGCGCTATACAAAATTTGTCTGCTTGTTATTGGCAGCCAAGTATTGATATTCGTGCAACAGTGCGTAAAGAGAAAGGACTACCAATTTTGGTTGAGTTACTTCGTATGGAAGTTGATCGTGTCGTTTGTGCAGTCGCAACAGCTTTACGAAATTTAGCTATCGATCAACGCAATAAAGAGCTTATCGGAAAGTATGCTATGCGAGATTTAGTCCAAAAGCTACCAACTGGTAATCCACAACACGATCAAAATACCTCCGATGACACAATTACTGCAGTATTAGCCACAGTTAATgaggtaattaaaaaaaacccagAATTTTCAAGATCATTATTGGACGCCGGCGGTGTTGATCGTTTATTAAGCATTACAAAACAGCGTCAAAAATATACGTCATGTGTATTAAAATTTGCAAGTCAAGTTTTATTCACAATGTGGCAGCATCATGAATTACGtgatgtttataaaaaaaatggttGGAAAGAGCAAGATTTCGTATCAAAGTCATTTACAGCTCATAATGTATCGCCAAATTCACCTAACAATGTAAACAACACACTTAACAGACCAATGGCTTCTCAAGGCCGTACAAGATATGAAGATAGAACGATACAAAGGGCTCCTAATAATGCGACTCGGACTAATAATGACTTTACTGGCTGCAATGAGTCACCACTCCTTTGTCAGTTG GCCGACGAAGCTTCAAGTAACGGCGTAGGAAATGACACTTATCAAAGGAGAAATCAAAATCCTCAAGCCGCTATGTATATACCAATAATGGAAGGCGGACGAAATCATTCCaattaa
- the LOC137243267 gene encoding putative nuclease HARBI1: MTSTEFWFDDSSDEEESILELARSRKLLRDASNPLEMNSAAFIKNFRLSKEAFMDLLSSTDNLLQQCSRAKSIPTILKLATFLRFCAQGSYQLSIGNENTLGLAQPTVSVVLSEVLNVLENSLCQRWIKFNYDEAELQQAKLYFFNISRIPGIIGCVDGTHIKIVAPKKELQHLYYNRKGFYSINAMIVCDHSMSIRYINAKYPGATHDSMVFSMSALKSHLEQQHQDGTRNTWLLGDAGYALKPYLLTPFRNTEDGSAQRIYNTQHAKGRNIIERTIGVLKNRFRCLLQARALHYTPEKATKIINVCAALHNICMFYKVDISVEELSDEEHDHDITLAEIEGTMNSEAEEIRNQILRTL, translated from the exons ATGACTTCAACGGAATTTTGGTtcgatgattcgtcagatgaggAGGAAAGCATATTGGAATTAGCCAGAAGTAGAAAACTATTGAGGGATGCTTCCAATCCTTTAGAAATGAATTCCGCAGC atttatcaAAAACTTCAGGCTGTCTAAGGAAGCTTTCATGGACTTGCTGTCCAGTACAGACAATCTTCTGCAGCAATGCTCAAGAGCTAAATCTATACCAACCATTCTAAAATTGGCCACATTTCTCAgattttgtgctcagggatcctaccaaTTGAGCATTGGGAACGAGAATACACTCGGACTGGCACAACCCACGGTGTCTGTGGTGCTATCAGAGGTGTTAAATGTATTGGAAAACTCTCTTTGTCAACGATGGATAAAGTTCAATTACGACGAAGCTGAACTGCAACAAGCTAAATTGTATTTCTTTAACATTAGCAGAATTCCAGGGATTATTGGCTGTGTTGACGGCACGCATATTAAAATTGTTGCTCCCAAAAAAGAACTACAACATTTGTACTACAACAGAAAAGGATTCTACAGCATTAATGCCATGATT GTTTGCGACCATTCCATGAGTATACGGTACATAAATGCAAAATATCCGGGAGCAACACATGATTCTATGGTGTTCAGTATGTCGGCATTGAAATCACATTTGGAACAGCAACATCAAGATGGTACTCGCAACACCTGGCTTCTTG GTGATGCTGGATATGCATTAAAGCCATACTTACTGACGCCGTTCAGAAATACTGAAGATGGATCTGCACAACGTATTTACAATACACAGCATGCGAAAGGTAGAAATATCATAGAGCGAACAATTGGAGTCTTAAAAAATAGGTTTAGGTGCTTGTTGCAGGCAAGAGCCCTTCACTACACAccagaaaaagcaacaaaaattataaacgtGTGTGCAGCTTTACACAATATTTGCATGTTTTACAAAGTAGACATTTCTGTAGAAGAACTTTCAGATGAGGAGCACGACCATGATATCACACTCGCCGAAATCGAAGGAACCATGAACTCAGAAGCAGAAGAAATCAGAAATCAAATATTAAGAACTTTGTAG
- the LOC137243269 gene encoding uncharacterized protein translates to MSKVVSTKQQLERLISLMEENPVIAKGICTKVQSTKMWEEITAELNCLGPPVRETKKWMKVWADMKSKTKKKMSENMVEYRATGGGPNRLNAYTHAEEAIMGLLQLHTSVDPPGEEHGLNANEVVECEVSMNEERLDDNTEPIEDLEVSEHSVAVVEERPWRNTRRRCSRTERLKLLEEQTSDQKRFHKEMLETLKEIKKSAMETEKYAERTYALKYYYKKQMLKLKKEKLELYKLQMQK, encoded by the exons at GTCGAAAGTggtgagtacaaaacaacagctgGAAAGACTGATTTCATTAATGGAGGAAAATCCCGTGATAGCAAAAGGAATTTGCACAAAAGTACAATCTACAAAAATGTGGGAAGAGATAACAGCGGAGCTTAACTGCCTGGGACCACCCGTAAGAGAGACAAAGAAGTGGATGAAG GTATGGGCTGACATGAAGTCgaaaacgaaaaagaaaatgtCGGAGAACATGGTGGAATATCGCGCCACTGGTGGTGGGCCAAACAGACTGAATGCATATACGCATGCAGAAGAGGCTATAATGGGCTTACTACAGCTTCACACCAGCGTAGATCCACCTGGAGAAGAGCATGGGCTAAATGCAAATGAGGTCGTCGAGTGTGAAGTTAGCATGAATGAGGAGCGATTGGATGATAATACAGAACCTATTGAAGATTTGGAGGTAAGCGAGCATAGTGTTGCTGTTGTCGAGGAAAGGCCATGGAGAAATACCAGAAGAAGATGTAGCAGAACGGAACGGTTAAAGTTATTGGAAGAGCAAACCAGTGATCAAAAAAGGTTCCATAAAGAAATGCTCGAAACTCTAAAAGAGATAAAAAAAAGTGCAATGGAGACTGAAAAATATGCGGAAAGGACATATGcgttaaaatattattataagaaacaaatgttaaaattaaaaaaagagaagCTTGAATTGTACAAGCTTCAAATGCAAAAATAG